From a single Nitrospinota bacterium genomic region:
- a CDS encoding branched-chain amino acid ABC transporter permease: MRNELKKYNPIIPVFAAYLAMFLIGKNVTGMWQLMGMLAFYCALGQAFNIFLGMTGYVDFGYVAFMGVGTYGMALGITRLAHIEGLGVVIIIIGFILSLLMSTMLSIAVGAVALRLRGAYFAIATIGVNEGFRFFIEGTRIWNGSEGMIFNAQLNQILGREAASALSTFWADIMVLIIAALAAFVTLYYMRSKIGYALTALREDEDAAKVMGINVTKYKIIAFITSACFAGLLGAVSWALKTPYVFPPEVFEIHYTVEAIIIVLLGGAGTLLGPVAGGLIYGLSKYYLSIILPGFQLLIFAPIIIIIIILFPEGVVGMLKLKVKDSALARFII, translated from the coding sequence ATGAGAAATGAGCTTAAAAAATATAATCCTATAATACCCGTATTTGCAGCATACCTTGCCATGTTTTTGATTGGTAAAAACGTGACGGGGATGTGGCAGCTAATGGGCATGCTCGCTTTTTATTGTGCTCTCGGACAGGCCTTTAATATCTTCCTTGGCATGACCGGTTATGTGGATTTTGGTTATGTCGCTTTTATGGGTGTTGGCACCTATGGAATGGCATTGGGAATAACGAGGCTGGCCCATATCGAAGGACTTGGAGTAGTCATTATCATAATAGGTTTCATCCTATCATTGTTAATGTCCACCATGTTATCTATAGCTGTGGGAGCAGTGGCTCTCAGGCTTAGAGGTGCCTACTTTGCCATTGCCACCATCGGGGTGAATGAGGGGTTCAGGTTTTTCATAGAAGGAACAAGGATATGGAATGGTTCTGAGGGCATGATATTTAATGCTCAACTAAACCAGATTCTTGGAAGAGAAGCTGCCAGTGCCCTTTCTACTTTCTGGGCTGATATCATGGTTCTTATTATCGCTGCATTGGCTGCATTTGTAACGCTCTATTATATGAGAAGCAAGATTGGCTATGCTTTAACAGCCTTAAGAGAAGATGAAGATGCTGCAAAGGTGATGGGGATCAATGTAACCAAATATAAAATCATTGCTTTTATCACAAGCGCTTGTTTCGCAGGTTTGCTTGGAGCCGTCTCATGGGCCTTAAAAACCCCTTATGTGTTCCCGCCTGAAGTTTTTGAGATTCATTATACGGTAGAGGCCATTATTATTGTTCTCCTTGGTGGAGCCGGAACTCTTCTTGGACCTGTAGCTGGAGGATTAATCTATGGCCTCTCTAAATATTATCTTTCTATTATCTTGCCAGGATTTCAGCTGTTGATTTTTGCCCCTATTATTATTATCATTATTATCTTATTCCCAGAGGGAGTGGTTGGGATGTTGAAGTTAAAGGTTAAAGATTCAGCTCTGGCACGGTTTATTATCTAG